The following DNA comes from Methanosarcina vacuolata Z-761.
CCTTCATTATGGCAGTACATACACGAAAGGTTACACCTATCAGTTATTGATATCCTGAGTCCTGTAACCTTCCGTCCGTAAGGGTCTTCAAGAGTTCTTTTTGAATTTTCTTCTGCAACTTCAGGAGCTTTTTCTGGATTTTTCTGCTTCATGGCTGGTTAAAATCCCCTATTAAATATTTAGCATGAAAATGCTGCCATCTGCAAGCACGTTCATTAGTTGTGAATGTTATTCAAAGAATATCATGTTAGTTTGGCATGCAATTCTTTATTAACTGACAATCTGAGCCTGAATATTTTCCCTTGTTTGCGGGACAAAAATTTCATTTTGGGAACGATCCTGGGAACAATCTATGAAATGATCTATAAACGGGTTAGTCCATAGTAATCCTGCTTTCAAATAAATTGGCATTTCTGAGAAAAGGCCCGGAATGTCTTACTGGTTTAATTGAATAAAGATACTAATATTGACTGAATAAGTATACTGATATGAACAGGATGCTTAAGGTAATATGAATTGAACATATAATGATATAAGTATATGATTACTAGAGTCCTAAACTAATTATTTAATTTTACCTATATAAATGAATACTATAATTATCTAATGAGCTTAAAACCTTAAAATAGGAGCCTCTTTTATCAATATTTTTTTGAATTGAACTGAACTTTCGCTACACTGCCGTTCTTTCCTCAGAGTAGATATAACCTTTACTTAAAATTTATGTGCACGGATGCAAATATCAGGACTTTCGGATTTTCCAAAAAAGAATCAGTCAGAGTGGAATCAGTCAGAGTGAAATCAGTCAGAGTGGAATCAGTCAGCGTGAATTGACATTCCTTGCATAGATTTTTTGAGTCTTTCTTTTTTACTCATTGGCATGAAAGTGTTTTCAAGTACTTTCATTTCTTTGTGCATGTATTCAAAGAATATCATGTTCGTTTTTCCTGAAAACAACCACAAAGCGCTTAAAACAGCTGCATAATAAATGCAGGTCGTCCAGTGTTATATGGTTGATATTGACATGGTTAAGTATTCATTATGACAAATACTTGCGTTTTTGGGCAGCGTGCCAATTTTTCTGTAAAATCATATATCTCAAAAAGTTATTGGGTAGAAAATTCCAGATCGGTAGATTAATTTTCTCCATAGCACGCAAAAACTTGACTTCAAATTAACAGCAAATTTGAGACACTGCCCGTTTTTGTGCAAGAAACGCACGTCAGCTCCAGTTGCACTGAGGATCGGAACAAAAGGGCCTGAAAAATACGTTACGAGCACTTTGGAAATAATATCAACCAAATAATCTCCATTGAATTTGAAGAGGATACCGCCGTTTACCCAGTTTAAACATTTTCTCTATATTCCAGCTCCGTCCCTATTCACTTTCAACTTTAGTAGAGCCAGTTTACTCAGTTGAAATATCCTCATCAGGAGAAGATAACTCACTGAGTTCTTCGATTTCTTCTTCTCCAAGCACTCTTGCAAGATTTAGTAGAATAAGAAGCCTGTTCCCTACTTTTCCAACGCCTACCAGGTATTCCGCATTGATTTTTGATTTGATCATCTCAGGGGGCGGTTGAATTGAAGAAGGTGGCAGGTTAATGACCCCCTTTACGGAATTTACAAGCATTCCAAGGACTGTATCTTTAACCTCCACTATGATAATTCTAGACAGGCTGTCAGTCTCTTTTGATCTGAAGTCAAGCCGCTTGTTAAGGTCTATCACCACGAGAATCTTTCCCCGCAGGTTAATAAGCCCTTTTACGCATTCTGGAGCCTGAGGGATGCGGGTGATCCTCGGAACTGGAATAACTTCGGAGACCTGCATAATATCTACTCCGAACTCTTCACCTGAAAGTTCAAAGGTCACTAAACGAAGATTTTCTTCCAAAAATCCTGAACCTTCATCTGATGTTTCTTCAAACATTTGAATTCCTCAAATTAACTCCAAAATTTTAACTTGACATGTTTTCTGATCCTTCTTTTAAGTCACCAAATTTGAACTTCTCCGTAGCTGTTTTCATTCTTTCCCCAAGCAAAGAAAGATCGCTAGCCATGTTAGCAAGTTCTGACATTGAAGCGCTCTGCTCTTCAAGAGCTGCAGCAGTTTCCTGGGTCCCTGTGGCGGACTGTTCCGAAATTGAGGAAATATCCTCTAGAGCGGAAGTGATTTCTTCAATAGATGCAGACTGTTCTTCTGTAGCAGCTGCAACATCTTCTACCATATTTGTAATTTCATTGATTGTAGTTACAATCCCTGCAACCATTTCAACTGCGTTGTTAACAGACAGGGAACCGGCCTGTACATCTTTTTTACTGGCCTCTATACTTTCCACGGTTTCACTGATACTGTTTCTTATTTCATCGATTAAGCTGGAAATGTCATTAGCAGCACGACCGGATTCGTCGGCAAGTTTTCGGACCTCATCGGCTACAACAGAGAAACCCCGGCCGTGCTCGCCAGCCCGGGCAGCCTCAATTGCAGCGTTCAACGCAAGCATATTTGTTTGGTCGGCAATCCTGGTAATAAGAGTTACAATTTCATTGATTTGTTGAGACTTGGAGTCAAGCTCCGTTATCACTTCCTTAGTTTCATCAACAGAGAAGCGAATACGGTCCATTTTTACCAGGATTTCTCTTGAGGCGTTTCCGATGTTATTGACAGAGTTATTGACAAGATTCGTATTTTTAGAAACTTTCTGGGTATTCTCCGCAATTTCCTGGATATTGTGTGTCATGTCCTGCATTGCATGAGTTATATCCACTATTTTTGTACTCTGCACTTCAGCCCCGTTTGAGATTTCAGTTGCAGTGTCAGAAATTTTCCTTGAAGCTGAAGCCACTTCCTCAGAAGAAGCAGACATTTCTTCTGAAAGTGTAGAAAGGTGAACCGAACTTTCCTGAATTCCTTTTATTAGGCTCCGAAGATTTTCAACCATTGATTTAAAAGCTTGTGATAGTTGAGAGATTTCGCTTCTCGAATTTCCTTTAATCTCAACACTAAGGTCTCCCTTAGAAATTTTCTCGGCCGCTTCGAGCAGTTCGTATATGGGTTTTCTGTAGAGGTCCAAAATCACAAAAACAAGTAAAGCACCGATAAGTATTGAAAGAAGAGTAACGAAAAATATTTTATTTATAGAATTTACGATCAGAGTGTTGAGCTTCTCTTTCTGGTCGGCACTGGCGGCTTCAGCATCCCCTTTAATCTGTGAAGCTATGGTTGCCATATTTTTCACATCAATCGCCTGTTTCTGTTTAAGAATCGTCAGGCGATCAAAGTCATTACGGCTTTCTTTGACGTTGGCAATTATTGTGTTTCCAAGCTCAAGGTTTTCAGGTTTTACCATCTGCTGATTTAAACTCTTAGTAACTTCAGTTATATTCTCCATAAGCCGATAGAAGTTTTTCGCATACTGATCTTCGGAAGTAATTATATAATTCTGGTACTGGTTTCGAGCATCCATTGCAAGTATGCTGATTTTCTGAGCTTCCTGAGCATTGGATAATTTTTGCTGGAGAACTTCGCCTGAAGAACCGTTTTCTACATATTGTTGATATTGAAACATCTGGTCTTGATAAAGTTCATCTGCTTTCTGTAAAATAAGCTCTCCATTTGAGTCAATATCGGTTCTCAGGGCTATCTCTTCATCGTTTGCTTTAACATAGCTATCAAAATTTTCCCTGAATTCGCTAGAATTTTTAAGGATAGAATCCATTCGGTCCTGGTTTACAGGATCAAGGTAGCCGAGATATATTTCTTTGGATATAGATGCTTGCGTGGGTATAAGATCAAGGTGTTTGTAAGTGTCTTCCTTATAAACAGGATCACCATAAATAACATAATTTTCCTGAGCTTCCAGGGCTCCCTGCATATTATTTGTGATAAAGGTCATGTTTTGAATGGCCCGGCTTTTCTTTTCAACATCGTTCATACCATGATAACCTGTGTACCCAACAAAGAAAATCAAAATCAGAAGAAGAGCAAAGCCTATAACTAGATGCCCTATTTTTGTGTTTTTATACATTTTTCTCACCCTTGCCTTCAGCTTCTCCACTTCTATACATCTTCTATACCTCTTCTATACCTCTTCTATACCTCTTCTATCTTCATGGACTGTTAAAATATCAGTAGTATCCGCAAGGAAAGTTAAAGGGGGGAATGTTTCTATGGAGACTACCTGATCTTCCCAAAAAATTATTCAATACAGACTATTTAAGAGTTGATAAATTTTTTGATATATTAAAAAAGAGAACATGATAGAAAATTATTTTCTGTGATTTTAACCCAGTTTCACTCAATATCTCTTTAGATGTCTACCAAGTCTGACCTTTAGGCAACCGTCTTTTTATTTTTGCATATATATTGAAACTGTCTTTTTATTTTTGCATATATGTTATGGACTTACGCACCTGAGCAACATAATGAATTACGGCA
Coding sequences within:
- a CDS encoding chemotaxis protein CheW, coding for MFEETSDEGSGFLEENLRLVTFELSGEEFGVDIMQVSEVIPVPRITRIPQAPECVKGLINLRGKILVVIDLNKRLDFRSKETDSLSRIIIVEVKDTVLGMLVNSVKGVINLPPSSIQPPPEMIKSKINAEYLVGVGKVGNRLLILLNLARVLGEEEIEELSELSSPDEDISTE
- a CDS encoding methyl-accepting chemotaxis protein, whose amino-acid sequence is MYKNTKIGHLVIGFALLLILIFFVGYTGYHGMNDVEKKSRAIQNMTFITNNMQGALEAQENYVIYGDPVYKEDTYKHLDLIPTQASISKEIYLGYLDPVNQDRMDSILKNSSEFRENFDSYVKANDEEIALRTDIDSNGELILQKADELYQDQMFQYQQYVENGSSGEVLQQKLSNAQEAQKISILAMDARNQYQNYIITSEDQYAKNFYRLMENITEVTKSLNQQMVKPENLELGNTIIANVKESRNDFDRLTILKQKQAIDVKNMATIASQIKGDAEAASADQKEKLNTLIVNSINKIFFVTLLSILIGALLVFVILDLYRKPIYELLEAAEKISKGDLSVEIKGNSRSEISQLSQAFKSMVENLRSLIKGIQESSVHLSTLSEEMSASSEEVASASRKISDTATEISNGAEVQSTKIVDITHAMQDMTHNIQEIAENTQKVSKNTNLVNNSVNNIGNASREILVKMDRIRFSVDETKEVITELDSKSQQINEIVTLITRIADQTNMLALNAAIEAARAGEHGRGFSVVADEVRKLADESGRAANDISSLIDEIRNSISETVESIEASKKDVQAGSLSVNNAVEMVAGIVTTINEITNMVEDVAAATEEQSASIEEITSALEDISSISEQSATGTQETAAALEEQSASMSELANMASDLSLLGERMKTATEKFKFGDLKEGSENMSS